The genomic DNA AAAGGCTTTGGGCAATTATTCTTGAATTGACTATTTGAAAATAGCATTTGGTCAACTAAGGGCATCTTATTAATTAGCTGAGTATATTGCCACGCCCAACACTTCAACACAACTTATTCAATACACAacttacatatatatacatctgattttatttttattttgctattTTCTTTGAATCAAACACAGaagatttgaataaataaataaaaatacaaaggagctttatggaaaaaaataaagatgctccaataagagtttttttttttaaatatatatattttttaattgtgacATGATACTGTAAAAATTGAATGATTTCTTAACacatattttagtaattttttattttatgctttAATTAGaagttcaaattaaaattaaaatcaataatattatgaaaTCTTTATTAAACATGGAATAACTTACTTCATAAAGCAAAATAAAGCTTTTGGGGAAAATAAAGGTCTAATTAGtaattgttttacaaaacaattctgaaaatttgatttttgatttttgtataataaaagtttgtttgcaagtctaaaatatttttaacttattttttaatatttttaaaaataaatttgatatctagtgtttcatttttaatcattttacatgtttatatgattattttttaaaacggtctttaaaaaacaaataaaaataatagaaaacaattaaaagatgttttctaaaaacatcatattttttattcttaaaaacagaaaacaaaaaatagtttttggttgccaaatatgttttatgttttttattttggaaaataaaaaattattctaaaaaataatttataatatctttatgacttttatattaaataaccttaagttatttaataaatgagtttaaaaaaaattgttacctttttaaaattaaattcaaaagttATGTATTTTTATGCATGACTATTTTAGACATATAGTTTTGATTTGCTATAccgattatatttatttatactaaaattatttttaaattatataaatttataatctatttaatagtagttttaggaaacgtttttaacatttttattacttaaaattttttatcctttaattattagaaagattaaaaactctttttacaATCACCATCAAACACATCCTTCTTAGTCACATATGGATTAAAATGGGGGACTAAATTTTAATTCTCCTCTTGAACTTACTCAAGCTACCATGATTCATGAAAAGAAAGGAAGGGTAGACATTTTGAATTCAAAGCAAAATGGTCAAGTCCCATAAGGCCATAACCAAGTTCCCAAGGAGGGCCTCCTTTTACCATAAAAGTCAAGTGCAGTTATGCTACACGACTTGAGACTTGAAGGAAAGAGAAGAAGGCATccaaaaacccatttcacataATGTACGGAATCAAGGGTTTAGTCACCAAAAGAGCAAAAGGGTTTGGTGGGGCATCTCATCTCATCTTATGGGCATCTTCTAAAATCaatgtatatattaaatttgttgttGGATGGAAGTGGAGGAGATAAAAGATTTTACTAAATTTAGCAAAGGCTTTAGGCTTTGTTTTTAGACTAGGATGGGTCCTTCTGGTTGTAGGGGTTGTGGGAGGGTAACATGGgccttataataataattccacaCCCATCAACAAATCCAAAACACTAAGTGGGGGCCATGGCCCTTTTTCAGTTTCTAAATATAGCAAGTCTTCATCCCTTTGTCAAGCTTTTTCTAGGGTTTCTGTTTCGTCTATAAACCACATTGAATGGGGGCCTCCCTTTTCTGTTAGGCTTCTCCACTTGCTTCCATCTTTCTATTCAATTCATATGTCCCACTTGCCCCCCTCAACCTCTTCATTCTTTTGCTTCCTCTTGACCACAACTCCTCAAGTTTAGCCTTCTCGAGTTTTTTAAGTGTCGCATGTatgcttaagaaaaaaaatcaagcaattaGGTAACTTATGAATTTTAAAGCACTTTGATATGTCTGATCCTGCCTTTCGTGCTTTGGTGGGTCTTCGAAAAACAACAACGATTAATTACTATTGCTATAAAACAAGCTCGTGTATAACATAAGTACTTAGAAAAAAGCAATTTAAAATGTCTAAGTAATGCATGAGTgattaaaaaaactcaaatccaTTATCAAAACAAGGGTTTTTGaggctttttttttcctaccttTTAgtaatagttttgaaaaattatttgaaaggtatagaaaaataaaatatttaaaaatattaaatttaatattaatgaaaactTTTATACTTGTTAgaccaattttattaaaaagactTTTTGCTCTAAAAAATGCTTTTGTCATAAAAAGACATTTTgtatttaatacaatttttataacattaatatcCTTTAAAATTATGACTAATTAGCTTTAGTTTCTATCTATCCCAAATAGACTTTAGCTATGTAGTCCAAAATCCAAATTCTAGGGTTACCCATAAATGATGGGTTTTTAAGCTTAGACTTAGAAACTAGTGAGGGTCATTTGGACTAAGCTTCCTTTGACAAGATGGCATATCATGAATTGACTGAACTTGGCCCATGGACAAAAAACCGACGTTCTAAATTTTCAACTATACTTGGCTTTTTTTCCCAACATTGTCTCCTAAATTCTATATATTAGGTATCGGATTATCACTAAGGTTTACATTGAACCTAATACATTAACGTCTTTTACATTAATCAAATGACATAAAGCATCACTACTATTTTTACTCAacaaatttaaggaaaatatcataataatcttATGGTcggttttattttgaattcgagataaattattattattattactattaataaTGATATGAATTGCCCATTTTGTTGAATGAGAATAGCACTGTAGAATGAGGCTATCAAGCATTGACAAACATCTTTGAAGTAATTTCTTACAAAGGGAAAAGAAGCACCACCTTTCTTTCGATCAAACTCAGAAGTCAAAAGCCAAGTTTGAAGTTAGAATGTGAAGGGCTTTTGTTGAATTTATATGCAAATCTTCCGGAAGTTTTCAAAAGTGAAGATATTTACATGTTAagttatttctttattttttacttattttgctGAATGGTCTAACTTTAGCTTGTCAGACGTCAttgatttttgttcaaaaataaataaaaaagggccTCAGCGTTAAACCCAGCAGGCCCATTAGTATGGGCTGGGCCATGTACACTTGTTACTTAAAGGATGGGCTACACCAATAAAACGACGACGTTCAGTTCGTCCCACGTTGAGAAAGCGAAAGGAAAAATGTAGGGATTTAAGATGACAGCTTTGACTCTACGGCCACGACCTTAACTAGGACAGGATCTGTTCTGTAGGTTGTACCTCTGTATATTCGAGTTCTAAGGAGATAGGAATCAAAGCCTGGTGGATGAATCGGGACCGCATGATCAGAGCGTGATTAACGGTTGGATGATTTCGGATCATCAGACGGTAGAGGATCGTACCAAGTCGGCTCAGACCGGCCTGGTTGGTCATGCGGTTGTATGACAGGCtactaatcaattttttttcattttttaaattttttttacgtGTCAGGCGTCATTTGTAAGTATAGGCTGGGCCGAAGGTATGATCAAAATTTGTTCCGGGTGACACTTGGACCAACCCAACCTATTGATATGGGCTAACCCAAATGATAAACTTAAATTTTGGGAATGCTAGAACCTGACTAATCCAGGGGCTCAACAACCTGGCCCAACCAATTACCATTCCGGTGGCTTCAAATGATGCTGAGTATGTCAGTTTCAATTTCTTCATGGATTGAATCCTAAAAATTTGTTTCGGatgatgaaaagaagaaaaaaaaattaatattatactCCCATATTCTCTATTATTCGTTTGATattgagaacaaaaaatgtaccaatttttaagtaattcttgttatatttcattttcttttgttttttaaggataaactaaataaaagaatttacaaTTCCGTTTTTCATCGTATGGAAATGGAGAAAATAaggatttatttggaaattatttttcaaaattcttcaaaacaaaaaacacaaaaaacatgtttgacaatcaaacactattttttattttttattcttaaaatcagaaaatatagtattttcataaaatattttttagttattttctattgttttcgtttattttctaaagactgttttaaaaattaattatacaaacatgtgaaatgattaaaataaaacaataaatataaaattatttttaaaacatatttaaaaatattaaaatatgttaaaaatattttaagttttcaaatagatttttgttttacaaaatcaaagaataattcaaaaaccatttttgcaaaattattttcgaaaatagttattaagtaatttaaaatcCTCATCATATTCTTCATTTCAAAGAGCATTTTACTTAATGGATAAGGGCGAAGACTAGTTGAGATGGGTTCAAGACCCAAGTTGAGGCTTGGAAGGGCAAAAGGAAGACCAAAAGTTAGATGGGTTGAGGTACCAAGAAAAACATGTCCACCAAACATCTTAAAAAGAGTGCAATAAAATGggtttatcttatttttattaggttttcggacaataatttattttgttaacaatgtttatctatttttattttattattaatatatatacggattttaaaaaaattatattgctagtttgaaattttcacttaaatattaaacaattggCTTTGATAGATAGTGTAATCATCCTTACTTCTTTCTTAAGCTCTTTGTAAAAGCAAAAAAGTACTTCCATATAACCATAAAGGAGAGTTTGGAATTGGGAATAAATTGTAGCAACCAAATATGGTTTTACTTATGAGGATATAATCTTCCAACTCACACATTCAGGGCTACTAAACTGGACATTTGATGACtaaaataagagaatgaagCAGGAGAAACACTCGATGCCAGTCCCCACATCACCCAAAAAAAAGCCATGGTTAATGCTTTTGTGTGTGCTTTGAAAAAATTCTACAGTGGGACGAAGGCCCAAAGAAAGCAAAGCATCCAGCTTTATTTCTTTACCCATAAAGCATAAGACGCATATACTGGAAGCATGTGATGGATTCTTGTGGGGCATGCATGCATCACAAAAGTCCAATTCAAGGTGTGTGTAGCATATTCCCACTTTCGCCTCTGTGAGAGATTTTACCAAATGCCTCTGTTGTGAAGAAGAGGTCTCCATCACCTTCACCTTTTCAGACCACACCCATTTCCACTCCCTAAGATATGTGTTCTTCCAAGTTGGGACATTTGACACAGGCCATGCGTGCACTTGCTCCAATGTGATCAAGAAATGCCATATTCTTCGGGTTTCTTGGGCGTTCAAGGCAACAAGATTGGCTAGAAAATGGGATTATGTCGTGTAAGGTAAGAAAAAATGTGACcaacatatgaaaaatatttgcaGGAAAGGGTAGACATAATGTGATGGGGTATGAAATTTAGGTATGGTACCTCTTCAATGTCATAGAgttttccttcaaaaaaaaaaaaaaaattgaaagggtTCAATGAGAAGGGGCATTGAGGCTGTGTGTTTCCCATTTCTGAGACTGAAGTGGTAGTTTGTCTTTATTGATCACCATCAAGATTGGGTTCAATGGGAAGGGCATTTAAGCTTTGAGCTTCTCAACTCGGACTACTCGGGTAGTCAAGTGGTGTCTCCATCCACTACAACCCTCCCCACCAAAGATACTCCTGGCCCATGAATAATAAAGATGGATGATTCACATCTATTcacaaaatgtaaaaaatagaCGGATCAAAGTGGCCCTACTTTATATATTTGGCTCGAAAGCTACACACAACCCCACCTTATATATTGGTGTGTGTATATATTTTCAGATAGTATCATTTTGGGTATATCCTTAATCCTTACATGCATTTTGGTGAAGGATCCAAACACAGCCCTAAATGACCTTAAGGGGCACCTACAACTACAAAGAGGAAAAGACAAGTAGTGAAAGTCTGGTTACAGGTTGTAAAGGTAAAAACAGCACAGGTCCCCAAACAAACATCCAAAATCAGAAGAGGCTACAAAATTCCATGAATCAATGAGCCATTTTCTACCCCCAAAACCTTTATCACGTACGCCCGCGGTCAAAAAATAGCTGTTGAAAATAGACAAGTTACTCCAGAAAAGCAGTAGGCACACAGTCAAGTAAACCCATCTTTCAACTAGAGGGCAAAAGTATCTTCCCATTACTGCATTTTTCTCATAACACATTTTTTACAGCATGTCTTTACGGTTAGAACTCACCAAAAATTTCCCAGTCCAAGTGCAATGGCGAGTTTCATATTAGCCCATTTTTGGACCAAAAAAAACCACATTAAGGAATCATACAAAGCCAACATCTAGCCCTAATCTGATCAAGCATGCGCTGTTGTTCATTGTTCAAAGAAGATGGCAACTAAGAAAACAAATGGCTTAAGGCAATCGCATTGACTCCATCATTTGCTATTTCCCTGGAATAAACAAAGGGACAATGAAGCAGCAAAGAATGTGTTTTGTTCATTGTCCAAGTACAAGCATGCCCAGATTATTTCACAAAGAAATCagtataatataataaattactaTCACTAAATTCCACATGAATATGATAAACAACATACTAGATCTGTTGGCTTAAGAAGGAAACAAACTAGCAAGGAATCGCTATAATGTACAGACCAAACTCTGTTTTACAAGTAAAACAATCTAGCTTTGGTTTGCTTTGGTATTAGCTGTTTTACATGGACGCCTCTCATCTGCAAGAAAAAGAATCTAGCTTTGTTTAATCAAAACAAGCTCAGCATAGAAAATGTAGCCACAATGAATGGATGATGACAGACAAATCAACCAAGATACAATCAGAAACAAGATTTACTGGGATGGGAGCAGATGTGCCATTAAAGAAACCAGCTAGTAATTAAGGATATAGCACAGAGAAACTCAAATCACGGCctacaaaattacaaatgaaCATGGATTGATTACCATGGAGTCAAGACACAAAGTTTGAAACAGAAATCCTATAAATGACATAATAAAACACAAATCCACAAACCTACTAAGCTTCAAGGGAGAGGTTACATATCATACCAGGTCCCAACATTCGCAGCtaatggaaagaaaacaaacaagcTCCATTTGTTTCTACATCTTCTTCACTGACtggaaaagggaaaagaagaaaacataacgGGCAAATCCAATGCAATACCGCATCACATGAATTGCATAATGCCAGTTTGCTTGCTCATAACATGCAGTCAGTTCTGGCTGGCAACCTCCTGAAGAAATTCAGGGGCACTGAAGGAAGCTTATGACGGAACCTGGGATGTCTCAACACATAAAATCCTGTCAAAAGAGCCACAACCTGAAAGGGTGTAACATACAGAACTATggcagcaaccaaacagaaagcACAAACAGTGCTGTAGCTCTCGGGTCTCGCCAGCTCAGCAAAGATTGCAGCCTCTCCCTTGAGTTGCCAAGTCACCAACCACAGTCTGAATCCTCCCTGCAATACTTCTCAATCGATCATATCTCATCCTTACAACATCAGAAGGCCGGGAAGTTGGAAATGTATCGAATTCTTCATCCAGTTCATCAGGATGTGCAGAATCAGCATGGGAGAGACGAGTGTCCATGTGTGGAGGATGCCTTGGCCTCCATCTGAAGTACCAAACTCCAATCAAGAAAAGATAGAGGAAAATTGTGGGTAAAATGAGCTCAGGATACATGACCAGTATAAAGAACAATATGTGAATCAGGACGGTTGTAATGGAGTTCTTCCAATTGCATATCTGATCAAACCATTTTCCCACAGCAATTAGCCCACCCAAAACCCCCATGATCCTGAAAAAGTTGGCTTTGCTTCTTCTCATACTCCACATGTGGGAACCCACATCCAGCATATACTCCACCACTTCTTTTCTCAGTGGTGGCTCGGCACGGCTCAGCCTCATTGAGACAATCTGGGTGGCCTGATGCCTCAAGCTATCTAGCTGATTAACAGTTAACGGATGAAGGTAGTGCATTTTGGCAACAGTGGTTGTGAGTACATATGCATCATATTAAGCAAAGATGAGCAAGTAAACCTCACAGCCAAATGAATTTCACCCATCTTCTTCACTCCAGTTGGATGTAAGACAAGAAGTGGGTATGAGTGTGTATAAACACGATCAGTCTCAAGGGTTGAAAGGCGAATTCTTACCTTTCCAATCCTCGAGTCCTTGGTCGCTCCTCCAGCCTTATCACCTCCATGCAAATGACAGTTGTCAAACACCCCAATAGTTATGACAGTACATGGTCATAAACCTCCCATGTGTATTGCTCATTCCACTTGGGAGTAGAGCTATCTATGATTGTCCTCGTCCTAACCCACTTTTGACCATATTTGGCCACACAATAAGCATCAGTCGTTCCCCGCCCATCTTTCGTCTTCATCGGCAACAACCCCTGAGCATTCAAAATCCCCAATTCCAGAACGCCAATGCTAGACTTCCACAACCGTTTTTCTGTTGGTCTAAGATCACTACTGTAGTGTGTTGACTCATCCAGAACATGATAACCACCCTCCAAACAGATCCTCAAATGAATCCTGCTTGCAAACTTGATCTCCTTCTTCTTTTGCTCCCCATCCACAACAATATGCTTCTCAAGATTAAACCACCTCGAGTTCATAATTTTATGATCAAACCTTCTATCCACATACTGTAAAGGAATTGCACACCTCCCCAAGACCTCATCTTTGTTGTTTCCAACCCTATCTTCCACACTCAAAATCAAGGGCTCCTCAAATGGCTCAGATGCCACAAACATCAAATCCTCATTCCACATTGGATTGATGGATTTGATCTGAGAAATTCTAGTTCTCAGAGCCTGATTTCCTAGAATAGCCTTCACAAAAACTTCAGGATACCGACCCCTATCAGTTGGTTGCAGGTCCTGAGCTTCAATCACATTAACCCTCAGATACCATAGCTTAGGCGAGAGATACACCTTTGATCTCATATTTGCAAGACCATCACTACCACTGACCGCTGCAGCATCAGAATGCCATGCATCCGGAAATGCTTCATCTGCTTGAGTACCCATCCAAACGGCCAACATCAGCTCTCCTCCTTTAACCTTGTCCCCCTTTCTGTCCTCCAACCTATACCACTGAGGTGCCAGAGGACTGTCCGGGGGAACCCGCTTTGGAACCTCATTGAGATCAAATACAACCCGACCTATGTAgtcatccttcacaaaatcctTATCTTTCACTATAACCTCCAGCATTGAAGCCTGCATCCGATCTTTTGAGAAAGCAAACACCCGGTTCCATTCTGGATTAGTTTTCTTCTCAAAATGTGGTGTGGTGCCCTTATAGTTTCCAAGCTTAACTTCAACATACGGGTCACAGCTTCCTGTAACGTCCTTTGATGGTAAATCTTTTGCTTTAACAACACGAACATATAGATATTGCATTTGCTCAACGAGGTCATATGTGCTTGTGAGCTTATCCCCGGTGACCTTTCCCCCACCGAGGTGGGGAGAGGTCTCCTTCAGAGAAAAATCGTCAGGTGGTGGTCTGTGCATTTTCTGATTCTCAAGGGGAGAACTTGAAGCAACGGTCGAGTATTATAGAAGCCGAAACGGGGTTCAAAATTTCGAAAACCCCTTAATCCCTAACAGATCGGAATTTAGATTCGATTAGCCGTTAGAGAAGAACAAACTCAGATGCCTATATATGCGGAATGGAAAATATCACAAATTTTGAACATTTCAAAGCAAAACAAACGTCAGATGTGCAACGGATAGTTAAATAGAAGCCAAAATGACAATAAATGAAAGCACAATGGCAACCTATACACTTGAAACCCTAGATCTCCGATACGTGAAGAAGCATTGAACTGGACTATCAACAAAGTTGCTTCAAAACGTTCCGATCCGAATGCTGGAACCCTGTAAAATCAAAGCCGCATCTGAAATAGTAACACTTGTTCATTTCCTAGGAAAAcggaggaaaaaagaaaaaggaaaggaaaatgtaATTTGACGATTTCCATTTTCTGCCGTTTGGTTCTCAggaggggaaaaagaaaagaaaacctcaGCTGAGTTTATCGTCCTTCTTGCTTGTGTTTTCACACACcataataatgaaaaagaaaaatatttcaaaacttctttttgtttcctttttttctccatttctcAGTCGCTTAACTCCGCATAACGTCTGAATCTCGTACCGAAATAGAGAGCACCAGAGCAGAGATGAAAACAGTACAGATAAAACAATCTACGatacaaagggaaaaaaaaaaaaaaggtttaaaggaaaaacatgtttggttgctgCGAAAACGAAAGAAACGTAACTTAAAAAACTTTTCCCTTTCTGCTGTTTGCTTCTCGGAGGGAAAAAGCTGAGTTGAGCagctattttcatttttctctcataaacctcaaaacaatcaattttaaaaaaattaaaaaaaaaaaaatctagaacattttctttttcctccctTTTCCTCCagtttctcagaaaccaaacggAGTACATTACAGCACAAAAGAAAGCTCAAACAAAAGCTCACAAGAACCACAGAAAAAAGAGGAGAACGAAGAATGCGCAGAAGCTGAAGGAGGTGGGTTGTACAGAGAGAAACGTACCTCGAGGAAAGGATTTAGCAAAACCCCAGAAGCAGGATGCTGAGCGTTAGAGGCGATGTAGAGAGAAGGGTTTGTGAGACTGAAATCAAATAGATaatgaaaagagagagagagaaaaagagtttTCCAGAGGGAGAATGAAACTCTAGAGAGAGAGGGCTTCGGTGGGATCTGAATATGTGGGGAATACAAAGATAGAAGCCAAATACACTGCcaccttttcccttttcttttcttttttccccttttttttaatttttatttttattttttatttcttagacTCTTGTTCTTACTCTCTGTTGCTGTACAGGGCAACGGTCAAGCGTGCCAAGACTGTGGTCGGCCTCACGCACGTGcctcacttattttaatttatttatccatttatttatagTACATATATCAAAAACCTCCCCCAGGTTCATCCTAATCTCACTAGCATCACCTTCCACCTCAATGctagttttaataaataaataaataaaatcattttatttattttaagtatataataattaaataattttaaatttaataaaattttaaataattaaattaaatttatttaattttatattttacagTGAAACaacatgcataaaaaaaaatcattttttttaatattttattgtggAAGCATTTGATTGATATTTGGAACAACTTAGGGAGGTTTGTgatatttttggacaatttcAATACAAATGGTGTGCAGCACTCTCTGACGTATAAAGTTGCATGTACTCGCATTGTGTAGTCATCAACGGAGTGGAGATCGGGGTAGCACGAAAGGGCGGTGCTGCACGGCAGTAGTATGACACGTGTCAGGAGGAGCTAGGCCACGTAAGAAATCTACGAGACAGCAACGCGTGGGAGTGTTGTTGATGGTGAACAGAACAACAGCGCTTCTAAGTTCTGTACCTTTACAGGTGTCGCGGTCAGATATTCTTTGCTTCGTTTGAACACCACCAACTACGTTGATTTGGGCCGATGCCGAATATCTGGGCTTGTTTTGGGCTGGCCCAACCCAACTCATCACCACAACAGCCCACTATAAAAAGCATTTGTATTTTTAACACAAAATTTGGACTTCTAAATCcaggaaaggaaaaaatttgGACTTCGAAGCACGTGTTCACCTCCTTCTAAGTAATTTATATATCAACACTTAAATTTACACATATGTTTGGTTGGTAGTGATAAAATATGATATGtatatcataatatataatatcttattggatataatttacatattttagGATATCATTTGTAAATAGATATGATGTTTTTAGATATTATAtctaatgaatataatatttaaggTAATATATCtaataagatatattatatcatttatatttaatttgtaaataaatataaaataaaaataaaatatgtaatattttaaatgtttaatatttgtttaaaataaaaattataatatgatatatattaaaaaaattgaactttttttatatttaaaaatcgttcaataatttaaaatcaactaaattattattatttatt from Vitis riparia cultivar Riparia Gloire de Montpellier isolate 1030 chromosome 8, EGFV_Vit.rip_1.0, whole genome shotgun sequence includes the following:
- the LOC117920542 gene encoding LOW QUALITY PROTEIN: FT-interacting protein 3-like (The sequence of the model RefSeq protein was modified relative to this genomic sequence to represent the inferred CDS: inserted 4 bases in 4 codons), translated to MHRPPPDDFSLKETSPHLGGGKVTGDKLTSTYDLVEQMQYLYVRVVKAKDLPSKDVTGSCDPYVEVKLGNYKGTTPHFEKKTNPEWNRVFAFSKDRMQASMLEVIVKDKDFVKDDYIGRVVFDLNEVPKRVPPDSPLAPQWYRLEDRKGDKVKGGELMLAVWMGTQADEAFPDAWHSDAAAVSGSDGLANMRSKVYLSPKLWYLRVNVIEAQDLQPTDRGRYPEVFVKAILGNQALRTRISQIKSINPMWNEDLMFVASEPFEEPLILSVEDRVGNNKDEVLGRCAIPLQYVDRRFDHKIMNSRWFNLEKHIVVDGEQKKKEIKFASRIHLRICLEGGYHVLDESTHYSSDLRPTEKRLWKSSIGVLELGILNAQGLLPMKTKDGRGTTDAYCVAKYGQKWVRTRTIIDSSTPKWNEQYTWEVYDXCTVITIGVFDNCHLHGGDKAGGATKDSRIGKVRIRLSTLETDRVYTHSYPLLVLHPTGVKKMGEIHLAVRFTCSSLLNMMHMYSQPLLPXMHYLHPLTVNQLDSLRHQATQIVSMRLSRAEPPLRKEVVEYMLDVGSHMWSMRRSKANFFRIMGVLGGLIAVGKWFDQICNWKNSITTVLIHILFFILVMYPELILPTIFLYLFLIGVWYFRWRPRHPPHMDTRLSHADSAHPDELDEEFDTFPTSRPSDVVRMRYDRLRSIAGRIQTVVGDLATQGXRLQSLLSWRDPRATALFVXFCLVAAIVLYVTPFQVVALLTGFYVLRHPRFRHKLPSVPLNFFRRLPARTDCML